The following coding sequences are from one Musa acuminata AAA Group cultivar baxijiao chromosome BXJ2-4, Cavendish_Baxijiao_AAA, whole genome shotgun sequence window:
- the LOC135582669 gene encoding GBF-interacting protein 1-like isoform X9: MNGGGARVSIPPSMRRTIQNIKEIAGHHTDEDIYSMLKECAMDPNETAQKLLLQDTFHEVKRKRDKRNGNVREHSDRRWRPGALGRGGGGGHQNFSNRYLSNDVADSRNITSGKENGAEQGPDKDNTSVLPIGTGKGNKSTTFISSTVSGITNSHNETDMLLSSQGCLSQVSSDSTITSREECSAKTSKLGTIKHVIQCGETVVEMATNKVVCDAVSPLMGKGSKEMSSSYVNREIQVKSKGSEANQLTGASEAAFSSSEMGPTGSRSSNYGNHSQQPVSSQKAVVPNKEWKPKSAHTDHTQASGIAGNYDVPMMGNAVSQSVSVPASCSVELEETISKLEKKLDEVQLSVRQHVIIPDHLQVTGSERHGLSFGSFDACFNVDFANGNKCDKSATQLSGSLQENEENVEQPSSCIHIASSASQEDHPDHIQSPRQMPENYSSREAGIYGTSATKEYGQAKQEPVIAPEDPKIPVVPSISMNSTFGLAPQMFGNQFVPFWSSEPGACDTNLPNFVNGSSVILSTAGSTPLATQAVGAMQSSGVVSQQPVPIFRQTAGVHLSHYPISYGQYFSPFYVPPPALHPFLSSVAFPQQPHIGSMYPHPGTAAAAAPVKFSLSQYKPGTNISSSAFIGIPAGYGSYNSTPTCYTYSPVVSSGNSTSKEDLNSTQFKENNIYSSEQQSEGSAAWILAPGQDNSSLQTATTFYGMPPHMTLAPTQTGHGASGGIYHPASAAVHPLVQQSQAAAGAVEMVGPAAGVYQQPQHAQINWTGNY, from the exons ATGAACGGCGGCGGCGCTAGGGTTTCGATCCCGCCGAGCATGCGGCGGACGATCCAGAACATCAAGGAGATCGCCGGCCACCACACCGACGAAGATATTTACTCGATGCTAAAGGAGTGCGCCATGGATCCCAACGAGACCGCCCAGAAGCTCCTCCTCCAGG ACACTTTTCATGAGGTGAAAAGGAAGCGCGATAAGAGAAATGGG AATGTGAGAGAGCATTCAGATCGTAGATGGAGGCCAGGGGCATTAGGGCGAGGAGGTGGCGGAGGTCACCAAAACTTTTCTAACCGCTACTTATCCAATG ATGTTGCTGACAGTAGAAACATTACTTCTGGTAAGGAGAATGGAGCGGAACAAGGCCCAGACAAAGACAATACATCTGTTTTACCCATTGGTACTGGCAAAGGGAACAAATCTACAACTTTCATCTCAAG CACTGTATCTGGCATCACAAACAGTCACAACGAAACAGATATGTTGTTGTCATCTCAGGGATGTTTGTCCCAGGTATCTAGTGATAGTACCATAACCTCAAGGGAAGAATGTTCTGCTAAAACCA GTAAACTGGGTACTATCAAGCATGTAATCCAGTGTGGAGAAACAGTTGTTGAAATGGCGACGAACAAGGTTGTGTGCGATGCTGTCTCACCTCTGATGGGAAAAGGGTCCAAAGAAATGAGCAGTTCATATGTAAATCGAGAGATCCAGGTTAAGTCAAAAGGATCTGAAGCAAATCAACTCACAGGTGCTTCTGAAGCTGCATTTTCATCTTCTGAAATGGGACCTACAGGAAGCAGATCATCTAATTATGGTAACCATTCCCAGCAGCCAGTTAGTTCACAGAAAG CAGTTGTTCCTAATAAGGAGTGGAAACCAAAATCAGCACACACGGATCATACCCAGGCATCTGGAATTGCTGGCAATTATGATGTACCTATGATGGGCAATGCTGTCTCTCAGTCAGTATCAGTGCCAGCCTCATGCTCTGTTGAACTGGAGGAAACTATTTCAAAGCTTGAAAAGAAGCTAGATGAAGTGCAACTCTCAGTTAGACAACATGTGATCATTCCTGATCATCTTCAAGTCACAGGCTCTGAAAGACATGGGTTGAGTTTTGGAAGCTTTGATGCCTGTTTCAACGTCGATTTTGCAAATGGCAACAAATGTGACAAGAGTGCTACACAATTATCAGGATCGCTTCAAGAGAACGAAGAAAATGTTGAGCAGCCTTCTTCATG TATTCATATTGCATCCTCAGCTTCTCAAGAAGACCATCCAGATCATATACAATCACCCAGACAGATGCCAGAAAATTATTCATCAAGGGAAGCTGGGATTTATGGCACATCAGCTACAAAAGAGTATGGCCAAGCCAAACAAGAACCTGTTATAGCCCCAGAAGATCCTAAAATTCCAGTTGTTCCATCTATATCCATGAATTCAACATTTGGATTGGCACCGCAAATGTTTGGAAACCAGTTTGTACCCTTCTGGAGCTCCGAGCCTGGGGCATGTGATACTAATCTGCCAAACTTTGTG AATGGGAGCTCTGTTATTTTATCTACAGCTGGGTCAACTCCTCTCGCAACTCAAGCAGTTGGTGCCATGCAGAGTTCTGGTGTTGTTTCCCAGCAACCAGTTCCCATATTTCGGCAAACTGCTGGTGTACATTTATCGCATTATCCAATTTCATATGGTCAATATTTCTCACCATTCTATGTTCCACCTCCTGCCCTTCACCCTTTTCTGAGTAGCGTTGCGTTCCCTCAGCAACCTCATATTGGCAGCATGTATCCACATCCTGGAACTGCAGCAGCTGCTGCCCCTGTCAAGTTCTCCCTTTCTCAATATAAGCCTGGTACTAACATTAGTAGTTCTGCTTTTATTGGAATCCCAGCGGGTTATGGAAGTTACAACTCCACCCCAACTTGCTACACATATAGTCCTGTTGTGAGTAGTGGTAACTCAACTAGCAAGGAGGATCTCAATTCAACTCAATTCAAAGAAAATAATATCTATAGTTCTGAGCAACAG AGTGAAGGTTCAGCTGCTTGGATTCTGGCACCTGGGCAGGACAATTCCAGTCTTCAGACTGCTACTACTTTCTACGGTATGCCGCCTCATATGACATTAGCACCCACACAAACTGGCCATGGTGCCTCGGGTGGGATCTACCACCCTGCATCCGCAGCTGTTCATCCTCTTGTCCAGCAGTCTCAGGCTGCGGCTGGAGCAGTAGAAATGGTGGGCCCTGCTGCGGGTGTTTATCAACAGCCACAACATGCACAGATAAATTGGACTGGTAATTATTGA
- the LOC135582669 gene encoding GBF-interacting protein 1-like isoform X4: MNGGGARVSIPPSMRRTIQNIKEIAGHHTDEDIYSMLKECAMDPNETAQKLLLQDTFHEVKRKRDKRNGNVREHSDRRWRPGALGRGGGGGHQNFSNRYLSNDVADSRNITSGKENGAEQGPDKDNTSVLPIGTGKGNKSTTFISSTVSGITNSHNETDMLLSSQGCLSQVSSDSTITSREECSAKTNLVTVPSPVGCSPGKLGTIKHVIQCGETVVEMATNKVVCDAVSPLMGKGSKEMSSSYVNREIQVKSKGSEANQLTGASEAAFSSSEMGPTGSRSSNYGNHSQQPVSSQKAVVPNKEWKPKSAHTDHTQASGIAGNYDVPMMGNAVSQSVSVPASCSVELEETISKLEKKLDEVQLSVRQHVIIPDHLQVTGSERHGLSFGSFDACFNVDFANGNKCDKSATQLSGSLQENEENVEQPSSCIHIASSASQEDHPDHIQSPRQMPENYSSREAGIYGTSATKEYGQAKQEPVIAPEDPKIPVVPSISMNSTFGLAPQMFGNQFVPFWSSEPGACDTNLPNFVNGSSVILSTAGSTPLATQAVGAMQSSGVVSQQPVPIFRQTAGVHLSHYPISYGQYFSPFYVPPPALHPFLSSVAFPQQPHIGSMYPHPGTAAAAAPVKFSLSQYKPGTNISSSAFIGIPAGYGSYNSTPTCYTYSPVVSSGNSTSKEDLNSTQFKENNIYSSEQQQSEGSAAWILAPGQDNSSLQTATTFYGMPPHMTLAPTQTGHGASGGIYHPASAAVHPLVQQSQAAAGAVEMVGPAAGVYQQPQHAQINWTGNY, translated from the exons ATGAACGGCGGCGGCGCTAGGGTTTCGATCCCGCCGAGCATGCGGCGGACGATCCAGAACATCAAGGAGATCGCCGGCCACCACACCGACGAAGATATTTACTCGATGCTAAAGGAGTGCGCCATGGATCCCAACGAGACCGCCCAGAAGCTCCTCCTCCAGG ACACTTTTCATGAGGTGAAAAGGAAGCGCGATAAGAGAAATGGG AATGTGAGAGAGCATTCAGATCGTAGATGGAGGCCAGGGGCATTAGGGCGAGGAGGTGGCGGAGGTCACCAAAACTTTTCTAACCGCTACTTATCCAATG ATGTTGCTGACAGTAGAAACATTACTTCTGGTAAGGAGAATGGAGCGGAACAAGGCCCAGACAAAGACAATACATCTGTTTTACCCATTGGTACTGGCAAAGGGAACAAATCTACAACTTTCATCTCAAG CACTGTATCTGGCATCACAAACAGTCACAACGAAACAGATATGTTGTTGTCATCTCAGGGATGTTTGTCCCAGGTATCTAGTGATAGTACCATAACCTCAAGGGAAGAATGTTCTGCTAAAACCA ATCTTGTGACTGTGCCATCACCTGTTGGCTGTAGCCCAGGTAAACTGGGTACTATCAAGCATGTAATCCAGTGTGGAGAAACAGTTGTTGAAATGGCGACGAACAAGGTTGTGTGCGATGCTGTCTCACCTCTGATGGGAAAAGGGTCCAAAGAAATGAGCAGTTCATATGTAAATCGAGAGATCCAGGTTAAGTCAAAAGGATCTGAAGCAAATCAACTCACAGGTGCTTCTGAAGCTGCATTTTCATCTTCTGAAATGGGACCTACAGGAAGCAGATCATCTAATTATGGTAACCATTCCCAGCAGCCAGTTAGTTCACAGAAAG CAGTTGTTCCTAATAAGGAGTGGAAACCAAAATCAGCACACACGGATCATACCCAGGCATCTGGAATTGCTGGCAATTATGATGTACCTATGATGGGCAATGCTGTCTCTCAGTCAGTATCAGTGCCAGCCTCATGCTCTGTTGAACTGGAGGAAACTATTTCAAAGCTTGAAAAGAAGCTAGATGAAGTGCAACTCTCAGTTAGACAACATGTGATCATTCCTGATCATCTTCAAGTCACAGGCTCTGAAAGACATGGGTTGAGTTTTGGAAGCTTTGATGCCTGTTTCAACGTCGATTTTGCAAATGGCAACAAATGTGACAAGAGTGCTACACAATTATCAGGATCGCTTCAAGAGAACGAAGAAAATGTTGAGCAGCCTTCTTCATG TATTCATATTGCATCCTCAGCTTCTCAAGAAGACCATCCAGATCATATACAATCACCCAGACAGATGCCAGAAAATTATTCATCAAGGGAAGCTGGGATTTATGGCACATCAGCTACAAAAGAGTATGGCCAAGCCAAACAAGAACCTGTTATAGCCCCAGAAGATCCTAAAATTCCAGTTGTTCCATCTATATCCATGAATTCAACATTTGGATTGGCACCGCAAATGTTTGGAAACCAGTTTGTACCCTTCTGGAGCTCCGAGCCTGGGGCATGTGATACTAATCTGCCAAACTTTGTG AATGGGAGCTCTGTTATTTTATCTACAGCTGGGTCAACTCCTCTCGCAACTCAAGCAGTTGGTGCCATGCAGAGTTCTGGTGTTGTTTCCCAGCAACCAGTTCCCATATTTCGGCAAACTGCTGGTGTACATTTATCGCATTATCCAATTTCATATGGTCAATATTTCTCACCATTCTATGTTCCACCTCCTGCCCTTCACCCTTTTCTGAGTAGCGTTGCGTTCCCTCAGCAACCTCATATTGGCAGCATGTATCCACATCCTGGAACTGCAGCAGCTGCTGCCCCTGTCAAGTTCTCCCTTTCTCAATATAAGCCTGGTACTAACATTAGTAGTTCTGCTTTTATTGGAATCCCAGCGGGTTATGGAAGTTACAACTCCACCCCAACTTGCTACACATATAGTCCTGTTGTGAGTAGTGGTAACTCAACTAGCAAGGAGGATCTCAATTCAACTCAATTCAAAGAAAATAATATCTATAGTTCTGAGCAACAG CAGAGTGAAGGTTCAGCTGCTTGGATTCTGGCACCTGGGCAGGACAATTCCAGTCTTCAGACTGCTACTACTTTCTACGGTATGCCGCCTCATATGACATTAGCACCCACACAAACTGGCCATGGTGCCTCGGGTGGGATCTACCACCCTGCATCCGCAGCTGTTCATCCTCTTGTCCAGCAGTCTCAGGCTGCGGCTGGAGCAGTAGAAATGGTGGGCCCTGCTGCGGGTGTTTATCAACAGCCACAACATGCACAGATAAATTGGACTGGTAATTATTGA
- the LOC135582669 gene encoding GBF-interacting protein 1-like isoform X7 produces MNGGGARVSIPPSMRRTIQNIKEIAGHHTDEDIYSMLKECAMDPNETAQKLLLQDTFHEVKRKRDKRNGNVREHSDRRWRPGALGRGGGGGHQNFSNRYLSNDVADSRNITSGKENGAEQGPDKDNTSVLPIGTGKGNKSTTFISSTVSGITNSHNETDMLLSSQGCLSQVSSDSTITSREECSAKTNLVTVPSPVGCSPGKLGTIKHVIQCGETVVEMATNKVVCDAVSPLMGKGSKEMSSSYVNREIQVKSKGSEANQLTGASEAAFSSSEMGPTGSRSSNYVVPNKEWKPKSAHTDHTQASGIAGNYDVPMMGNAVSQSVSVPASCSVELEETISKLEKKLDEVQLSVRQHVIIPDHLQVTGSERHGLSFGSFDACFNVDFANGNKCDKSATQLSGSLQENEENVEQPSSWSDIPLCCIHIASSASQEDHPDHIQSPRQMPENYSSREAGIYGTSATKEYGQAKQEPVIAPEDPKIPVVPSISMNSTFGLAPQMFGNQFVPFWSSEPGACDTNLPNFVNGSSVILSTAGSTPLATQAVGAMQSSGVVSQQPVPIFRQTAGVHLSHYPISYGQYFSPFYVPPPALHPFLSSVAFPQQPHIGSMYPHPGTAAAAAPVKFSLSQYKPGTNISSSAFIGIPAGYGSYNSTPTCYTYSPVVSSGNSTSKEDLNSTQFKENNIYSSEQQQSEGSAAWILAPGQDNSSLQTATTFYGMPPHMTLAPTQTGHGASGGIYHPASAAVHPLVQQSQAAAGAVEMVGPAAGVYQQPQHAQINWTGNY; encoded by the exons ATGAACGGCGGCGGCGCTAGGGTTTCGATCCCGCCGAGCATGCGGCGGACGATCCAGAACATCAAGGAGATCGCCGGCCACCACACCGACGAAGATATTTACTCGATGCTAAAGGAGTGCGCCATGGATCCCAACGAGACCGCCCAGAAGCTCCTCCTCCAGG ACACTTTTCATGAGGTGAAAAGGAAGCGCGATAAGAGAAATGGG AATGTGAGAGAGCATTCAGATCGTAGATGGAGGCCAGGGGCATTAGGGCGAGGAGGTGGCGGAGGTCACCAAAACTTTTCTAACCGCTACTTATCCAATG ATGTTGCTGACAGTAGAAACATTACTTCTGGTAAGGAGAATGGAGCGGAACAAGGCCCAGACAAAGACAATACATCTGTTTTACCCATTGGTACTGGCAAAGGGAACAAATCTACAACTTTCATCTCAAG CACTGTATCTGGCATCACAAACAGTCACAACGAAACAGATATGTTGTTGTCATCTCAGGGATGTTTGTCCCAGGTATCTAGTGATAGTACCATAACCTCAAGGGAAGAATGTTCTGCTAAAACCA ATCTTGTGACTGTGCCATCACCTGTTGGCTGTAGCCCAGGTAAACTGGGTACTATCAAGCATGTAATCCAGTGTGGAGAAACAGTTGTTGAAATGGCGACGAACAAGGTTGTGTGCGATGCTGTCTCACCTCTGATGGGAAAAGGGTCCAAAGAAATGAGCAGTTCATATGTAAATCGAGAGATCCAGGTTAAGTCAAAAGGATCTGAAGCAAATCAACTCACAGGTGCTTCTGAAGCTGCATTTTCATCTTCTGAAATGGGACCTACAGGAAGCAGATCATCTAATTATG TTGTTCCTAATAAGGAGTGGAAACCAAAATCAGCACACACGGATCATACCCAGGCATCTGGAATTGCTGGCAATTATGATGTACCTATGATGGGCAATGCTGTCTCTCAGTCAGTATCAGTGCCAGCCTCATGCTCTGTTGAACTGGAGGAAACTATTTCAAAGCTTGAAAAGAAGCTAGATGAAGTGCAACTCTCAGTTAGACAACATGTGATCATTCCTGATCATCTTCAAGTCACAGGCTCTGAAAGACATGGGTTGAGTTTTGGAAGCTTTGATGCCTGTTTCAACGTCGATTTTGCAAATGGCAACAAATGTGACAAGAGTGCTACACAATTATCAGGATCGCTTCAAGAGAACGAAGAAAATGTTGAGCAGCCTTCTTCATGGTCAGATATTCCATTGTGTTG TATTCATATTGCATCCTCAGCTTCTCAAGAAGACCATCCAGATCATATACAATCACCCAGACAGATGCCAGAAAATTATTCATCAAGGGAAGCTGGGATTTATGGCACATCAGCTACAAAAGAGTATGGCCAAGCCAAACAAGAACCTGTTATAGCCCCAGAAGATCCTAAAATTCCAGTTGTTCCATCTATATCCATGAATTCAACATTTGGATTGGCACCGCAAATGTTTGGAAACCAGTTTGTACCCTTCTGGAGCTCCGAGCCTGGGGCATGTGATACTAATCTGCCAAACTTTGTG AATGGGAGCTCTGTTATTTTATCTACAGCTGGGTCAACTCCTCTCGCAACTCAAGCAGTTGGTGCCATGCAGAGTTCTGGTGTTGTTTCCCAGCAACCAGTTCCCATATTTCGGCAAACTGCTGGTGTACATTTATCGCATTATCCAATTTCATATGGTCAATATTTCTCACCATTCTATGTTCCACCTCCTGCCCTTCACCCTTTTCTGAGTAGCGTTGCGTTCCCTCAGCAACCTCATATTGGCAGCATGTATCCACATCCTGGAACTGCAGCAGCTGCTGCCCCTGTCAAGTTCTCCCTTTCTCAATATAAGCCTGGTACTAACATTAGTAGTTCTGCTTTTATTGGAATCCCAGCGGGTTATGGAAGTTACAACTCCACCCCAACTTGCTACACATATAGTCCTGTTGTGAGTAGTGGTAACTCAACTAGCAAGGAGGATCTCAATTCAACTCAATTCAAAGAAAATAATATCTATAGTTCTGAGCAACAG CAGAGTGAAGGTTCAGCTGCTTGGATTCTGGCACCTGGGCAGGACAATTCCAGTCTTCAGACTGCTACTACTTTCTACGGTATGCCGCCTCATATGACATTAGCACCCACACAAACTGGCCATGGTGCCTCGGGTGGGATCTACCACCCTGCATCCGCAGCTGTTCATCCTCTTGTCCAGCAGTCTCAGGCTGCGGCTGGAGCAGTAGAAATGGTGGGCCCTGCTGCGGGTGTTTATCAACAGCCACAACATGCACAGATAAATTGGACTGGTAATTATTGA
- the LOC135582669 gene encoding GBF-interacting protein 1-like isoform X3, translated as MNGGGARVSIPPSMRRTIQNIKEIAGHHTDEDIYSMLKECAMDPNETAQKLLLQDTFHEVKRKRDKRNGNVREHSDRRWRPGALGRGGGGGHQNFSNRYLSNDVADSRNITSGKENGAEQGPDKDNTSVLPIGTGKGNKSTTFISSTVSGITNSHNETDMLLSSQGCLSQVSSDSTITSREECSAKTNLVTVPSPVGCSPGKLGTIKHVIQCGETVVEMATNKVVCDAVSPLMGKGSKEMSSSYVNREIQVKSKGSEANQLTGASEAAFSSSEMGPTGSRSSNYGNHSQQPVSSQKAVVPNKEWKPKSAHTDHTQASGIAGNYDVPMMGNAVSQSVSVPASCSVELEETISKLEKKLDEVQLSVRQHVIIPDHLQVTGSERHGLSFGSFDACFNVDFANGNKCDKSATQLSGSLQENEENVEQPSSWSDIPLCCIHIASSASQEDHPDHIQSPRQMPENYSSREAGIYGTSATKEYGQAKQEPVIAPEDPKIPVVPSISMNSTFGLAPQMFGNQFVPFWSSEPGACDTNLPNFVNGSSVILSTAGSTPLATQAVGAMQSSGVVSQQPVPIFRQTAGVHLSHYPISYGQYFSPFYVPPPALHPFLSSVAFPQQPHIGSMYPHPGTAAAAAPVKFSLSQYKPGTNISSSAFIGIPAGYGSYNSTPTCYTYSPVVSSGNSTSKEDLNSTQFKENNIYSSEQQSEGSAAWILAPGQDNSSLQTATTFYGMPPHMTLAPTQTGHGASGGIYHPASAAVHPLVQQSQAAAGAVEMVGPAAGVYQQPQHAQINWTGNY; from the exons ATGAACGGCGGCGGCGCTAGGGTTTCGATCCCGCCGAGCATGCGGCGGACGATCCAGAACATCAAGGAGATCGCCGGCCACCACACCGACGAAGATATTTACTCGATGCTAAAGGAGTGCGCCATGGATCCCAACGAGACCGCCCAGAAGCTCCTCCTCCAGG ACACTTTTCATGAGGTGAAAAGGAAGCGCGATAAGAGAAATGGG AATGTGAGAGAGCATTCAGATCGTAGATGGAGGCCAGGGGCATTAGGGCGAGGAGGTGGCGGAGGTCACCAAAACTTTTCTAACCGCTACTTATCCAATG ATGTTGCTGACAGTAGAAACATTACTTCTGGTAAGGAGAATGGAGCGGAACAAGGCCCAGACAAAGACAATACATCTGTTTTACCCATTGGTACTGGCAAAGGGAACAAATCTACAACTTTCATCTCAAG CACTGTATCTGGCATCACAAACAGTCACAACGAAACAGATATGTTGTTGTCATCTCAGGGATGTTTGTCCCAGGTATCTAGTGATAGTACCATAACCTCAAGGGAAGAATGTTCTGCTAAAACCA ATCTTGTGACTGTGCCATCACCTGTTGGCTGTAGCCCAGGTAAACTGGGTACTATCAAGCATGTAATCCAGTGTGGAGAAACAGTTGTTGAAATGGCGACGAACAAGGTTGTGTGCGATGCTGTCTCACCTCTGATGGGAAAAGGGTCCAAAGAAATGAGCAGTTCATATGTAAATCGAGAGATCCAGGTTAAGTCAAAAGGATCTGAAGCAAATCAACTCACAGGTGCTTCTGAAGCTGCATTTTCATCTTCTGAAATGGGACCTACAGGAAGCAGATCATCTAATTATGGTAACCATTCCCAGCAGCCAGTTAGTTCACAGAAAG CAGTTGTTCCTAATAAGGAGTGGAAACCAAAATCAGCACACACGGATCATACCCAGGCATCTGGAATTGCTGGCAATTATGATGTACCTATGATGGGCAATGCTGTCTCTCAGTCAGTATCAGTGCCAGCCTCATGCTCTGTTGAACTGGAGGAAACTATTTCAAAGCTTGAAAAGAAGCTAGATGAAGTGCAACTCTCAGTTAGACAACATGTGATCATTCCTGATCATCTTCAAGTCACAGGCTCTGAAAGACATGGGTTGAGTTTTGGAAGCTTTGATGCCTGTTTCAACGTCGATTTTGCAAATGGCAACAAATGTGACAAGAGTGCTACACAATTATCAGGATCGCTTCAAGAGAACGAAGAAAATGTTGAGCAGCCTTCTTCATGGTCAGATATTCCATTGTGTTG TATTCATATTGCATCCTCAGCTTCTCAAGAAGACCATCCAGATCATATACAATCACCCAGACAGATGCCAGAAAATTATTCATCAAGGGAAGCTGGGATTTATGGCACATCAGCTACAAAAGAGTATGGCCAAGCCAAACAAGAACCTGTTATAGCCCCAGAAGATCCTAAAATTCCAGTTGTTCCATCTATATCCATGAATTCAACATTTGGATTGGCACCGCAAATGTTTGGAAACCAGTTTGTACCCTTCTGGAGCTCCGAGCCTGGGGCATGTGATACTAATCTGCCAAACTTTGTG AATGGGAGCTCTGTTATTTTATCTACAGCTGGGTCAACTCCTCTCGCAACTCAAGCAGTTGGTGCCATGCAGAGTTCTGGTGTTGTTTCCCAGCAACCAGTTCCCATATTTCGGCAAACTGCTGGTGTACATTTATCGCATTATCCAATTTCATATGGTCAATATTTCTCACCATTCTATGTTCCACCTCCTGCCCTTCACCCTTTTCTGAGTAGCGTTGCGTTCCCTCAGCAACCTCATATTGGCAGCATGTATCCACATCCTGGAACTGCAGCAGCTGCTGCCCCTGTCAAGTTCTCCCTTTCTCAATATAAGCCTGGTACTAACATTAGTAGTTCTGCTTTTATTGGAATCCCAGCGGGTTATGGAAGTTACAACTCCACCCCAACTTGCTACACATATAGTCCTGTTGTGAGTAGTGGTAACTCAACTAGCAAGGAGGATCTCAATTCAACTCAATTCAAAGAAAATAATATCTATAGTTCTGAGCAACAG AGTGAAGGTTCAGCTGCTTGGATTCTGGCACCTGGGCAGGACAATTCCAGTCTTCAGACTGCTACTACTTTCTACGGTATGCCGCCTCATATGACATTAGCACCCACACAAACTGGCCATGGTGCCTCGGGTGGGATCTACCACCCTGCATCCGCAGCTGTTCATCCTCTTGTCCAGCAGTCTCAGGCTGCGGCTGGAGCAGTAGAAATGGTGGGCCCTGCTGCGGGTGTTTATCAACAGCCACAACATGCACAGATAAATTGGACTGGTAATTATTGA